Proteins encoded within one genomic window of Triticum aestivum cultivar Chinese Spring chromosome 2D, IWGSC CS RefSeq v2.1, whole genome shotgun sequence:
- the LOC123052964 gene encoding U3 small nucleolar RNA-associated protein 6 homolog, which translates to MADTVQYRLERMSDELDDLERRGLFTRAELAEVVRRRRDFEFRLRRHSPRKADFLDYIAYLLRVDALRDLRKRAIIRATPNPTHSDEDNDTNEDGKKRKKRKKKWAKSISDFAGVLRVLDVYRMATVRFKGDLDLWFRYLEFCRQKGHGRMKQVMAQAIRYHPKVPGLWMYAAAWEFDQNLNVAAARALMQSGLRSCPESEDMWIEYLRMELTYLNKLKARKVALGEDVKTLQKSSDDSGQWKEENKGLFMSLDEQGDSPKESGLEDVALEDKEDLFWQQGVLIIRTIYHGAMEALPSSLTLRKKILEILNSVELAHSEELRLEVMDDLKKDFSHNEDYWDWLARLQLSDSINSSTLNKKEAVLNKLNKSIQVYDEAVRKLPTSKMYSLYANFWLGVVFSDREDSISLFHDADFDASEFTSAILKVFENAESCGCLSEDLACQYVSLCLKLGRSEEAPERLEEAKNLAEKLCSGPLSQAANLWNLRASIEIKSLATATGSASFSEENLSSLFDLFNIVLPKLSITKAEGLWHTAMKLFSHEKIYFEKLVKCAMLSLSSAGGSDCGASVSSAFVGWVLQKDGIKQARKMYKRFLALPRPSLKFFQFCIELEANLAVGNNDGLVNARKLYDSAISIYPQERELWRKYYNMELTVGTSETSNAIYWRARKVLNDSTALDVPRS; encoded by the exons ATGGCGGACACGGTGCAGTACCGCCTCGAGCGGATGTCCGATGAGCTCGACGACCTCGAGCGCCGGGGCCTCTTCACCCGCGCCGAGCTCGCCGAGGTCGTGCGCCGCCGCCGCGACTTCGAGTTCCGCCTCCGCCGTCACTCCCCGCGCAAGGCCGACTTCCTCGACTACATCGCCTACCTGCTCCGCGTCGACGCGCTCCGGGACCTGCGCAAGCGCGCCATCATACGCGCCACGCCTAACCCTACCCACTCCGACGAGGACAACGACACGAACGAGGATGGcaaaaagaggaagaagaggaagaagaagtgggcCAAGTCCATCTCCGACTTCGCGGGAGTCCTCCGCGTCCTCGACGTCTACAGGATGGCCACCGTCAGGTTCAAGGGCGACCTCGACCTCTGGTTCCGCTACCtcgagttctgccgccagaagggCCACGGCCGGATGAAGCAG GTTATGGCGCAAGCCATTCGTTACCATCCCAAGGTTCCTGGGCTTTGGATGTATGCAGCAGCGTGGGAATTTGATCAGAACTTGAATGTTGCTGCAGCACGTGCACTTATGCAGAGTGGTCTCAGATCTTGTCCAGAATCTGAAGATATGTGGATTGAATATCTTCGTATGGAGCTTACCTACCTTAACAAGCTTAAGGCTCGAAAGGTAGCTCTTGGGGAGGATGTGAAGACACTGCAAAAAAGTAGTGATGATTCGGGTCAGTGGAAAGAGGAGAACAAAGGATTGTTCATGTCACTTGATGAACAAGGTGACAGTCCCAAGGAGTCTGGCTTGGAGGATGTTGCTTTGGAGGACAAGGAAGATCTATTTTGGCAGCAAGGAGTGTTAATCATTCGAACAATTTATCATGGTGCTATGGAAGCTCTTCCGTCAAGCTTAACCTTGAGGAAGAAAATTTTGGAGATATTAAATAGTGTTGAGCTGGCACATTCTGAAGAGCTGAGGTTGGAGGTCATGGATGACCTGAAGAAAGATTTCTCTCATAATGAGGACTACTGGGATTGGCTCGCTAGGCTTCAGCTTAGTGACTCCATTAATTCCAGTACTTTGAATAAAAAGGAAGCTGTATTGAATAAGCTTAACAAATCAATTCAG GTGTATGATGAAGCTGTCAGAAAGTTGCCTACTTCCAAAATGTACTCCCTGTATGCAAACTTCTGGTTGGGTGTTGTATTCTCAGACAGAGAGGACTCCATCTCATTATTCCATGATGCTGATTTTGATGCTTCAGAATTTACTTCAGCTATACTGAAAGTTTTTGAAAATGCTGAATCGTGTGGATGTCTCTCCGAGGATCTTGCCTGCCAATATGTCTCACTTTGTTTGAAACTAGGAAGGTCGGAGGAAGCACCTGAAAGATTGGAGGAAGCTAAGAATCTCGCAGAAAAGCTCTGCAGTGGTCCTCTTTCACAGGCTGCAAATCTGTGGAACTTGAGAGCTTCTATAGAGATAAAGTCACTTGCTACTGCTACCGGCAGTGCTTCCTTTAGTGAGGAGAATCTAAGTTCTCTGTTTGATTTATTTAATATTGTACTTCCGAAGTTATCCATAACCAAGGCCGAGGGACTCTGGCATACG GCGATGAAATTGTTTTCTCATGAAAAGATATATTTCGAAAAGCTGGTGAAATGTGCAATGCTATCATTAAGTTCAGCTGGTGGGAGTGATTGTGGAGCTTCAGTCTCTTCAGCTTTTGTCGGATGGGTTTTGCAGAAAGATGGTATTAAGCAAGCTAGGAAAATGTATAAGAG ATTTTTGGCTTTACCGCGCCCCAGTCTTAAGTTCTTCCAGTTCTGCATAGAGCTGGAAGCTAACCTTGCAGTCGGAAACAATGATGGCCTCGTAAACGCACGCAAGCTCTATGATTCAGCAATCAGCATCTATCCACAAGAAAGGGAACTATGGAGGAAGTACTACAATATGGAGTTGACG GTGGGAACATCAGAAACATCAAATGCTATCTACTGGCGTGCCCGCAAGGTGCTCAATGACTCCACCGCGCTCGACGTTCCCCGTAGTTAG